The DNA sequence GCCGCCATGGCCCACGAACTCTACACCCGCACCAACCAGAAGATTTATTTCGCCGGCCTGTCGCTCGAAGCGCTCGCCAAGGCGGAGGACGGGCGTGCGATGAATTCCCCGGCGCTGATCCAGGCAGGACGCGAATCAGCGTTGTTTCATTTGTACGGTGCGTTGTTGGGACTGTGTCATGAAATTGCAGGTTTCTATCGCCTGCCACAAGCGAATGCGCCCCGGGCCGAACTGCTGCTGACCCACGAAGTGCTGGACACCATCGCCATCCCGGAGTTGGCCGAGATGGTGGAGCTGGCCCATAACCCGGAAACCTGGCTGGCCCAGCTGTTGGCAGCCCACGCGGCGCTGTTCCAGCCGCCACGGGCTCCTCGCAAGCCCAAGGGGGACGTGACTCAACCGTTGATCGTTGCGGTCAACCTGGACGAGCAAGACCCTGAACAGGAGCTGAGCCAGGAGGAGCTGGAGAGCTGGCGCCAGAACTTGAAAAGCCTGGCGATCCGCTTTCGCGAAGGTTTGAACGAGTGCTGAATTTTCCTTCAGCCCGGTCTGTTTGTTGATAACGCTTGGTCAAGATCCCGAGCGAAGCCTGGCCGATGACTATATAATCCTCGCCTTTCGTGGAGAACAGACTTTTATGCCTACGTCCTTTCTAGAAATTGTCGAACTTCCTGATGGCCGCATCGAGCTGCGCAGGGCTGAGGACGAAGGTTCTCTGGTTACCCTGAACTTCTCCGAAGATGCCAAGGTATTCCTTCAAGGCCAACACGTCGAAGTCGCGAAGGCGATGCTGAGTGTGGGCGTTCAGATGGCGGGTCGCCTGGTTGAAGGCGAATTCAACAAGGAAGAGGGGCCGCGGGTTCTTCATTGATTCCGTCGGTCGGTTTCTTCGGAAGTTTGCATGACTGGCCGGCTTCTCTGCCCTGGAGAAGCCCTGCGTTTGTTTAGCCCAATCGAATATTCAGGCTTTGTGCGTCCCCGGTGCGGGCGGCGCTGATCAATTGTTGCCGCGCGGTCGCGGTCAACGGATTGAGCCAGCTGACCACCGTATGACTGCGGCCCAGGCGCAAGGCTTCACAAGTCAGTTGTTGGGCGCTTTGGGTGCCCCGTGGTTGCAGCAGCAGGATGCGTTCACGGTTCAGGCCGGCGTCTCGCAGCCAGGCCTGGGTCACGCTGGCCGGCGGTGCAATCAGGGTCAACCAGCGAGCGTCCTGGTCCTGGCTGAGCTCTCGCAGAATCGGCGCCAGCAGGTTCAGGCAGTTCCCGGCCGCACCACGTAACGACAGTTCACTGAAAGCCTCGGGTTCGACGCCCCAGGGTGACTCGATCACTTCTTTCAGGACTGGAACCAGCGGTTGGGCCATGAACGCCTCGAACAGCGGAAGTTGCGTGTGCTGTGGTGTGTGTGGGAACTGCATAAAGCCTCCTTTAGCGGCGAATGACGCCAACACTCAAGCCTTCGATGACCAGGTCCTGATCTTTCAGGTTCACTTCGATAGGGGCGAACTCGGGGTTCTCGGCGATCAGCCAGACTTTGCTGCCGTCGCGCTTGAAGCGCTTGACGGTGACTTCATCACCAATTCGTGCCACCACGATCTGGCCGTTGCGAGCCTCGCGAGTGGTGTGGACCGCCAGCAGATCGCCGTCGAAGATGCCGATGTCCTTCATGCTCATGCCATGCACGCGAAGCAGATAATCAGCCCGTGGATGAAAGAATGAAGGATTGATGTTGCATGACTCCTCGACGTGCTGCTGAGCGAGGATCGGGGCGCCTGCTGCTACCCGGCCGATGATCGGAAGGGTGGTCTCGTCGGCCTTGGCTTCGAAGCCAGGAATACGAATGCCACGGGACGCGCCCGGGGTCATTTCGATCGCGCCCTTGCGGGCCAGCGCCTTAAGGTGTTCTTCAGCCGCGTTGGGCGACTTGAAACCCAGTTCCTGAGCGATTTCCGCGCGGGTCGGCGGGTAGCCGTTGTCTTCGAGGCAGCGTTTGATGAAGGCCAGAATCTCTGCTTGGCGTGGCGTCAGCTTTAGCATAATGATCGCTCTGTCTTTTTATACAGTGACTGGGATTATATACAGTGGACGCTACTTGGCAATCCTCCTTTTTTCTCTGGCCGCTCGACGGTCGGTCGGCTGCTGGAAACGGGGATGACTACAGCCTGTTTAAAGGTGTGGTTAAATAGGTGACCGGGCGTTCGCAAAACGTCCCGGCAGGCTTGACAACCCCAAGGCTGAAACGTATGTTTCAAACAAGTGTTTGTCAGGCGGAGTAGCCATGGCCCAGTCGGAAACCGTTGAACGCATTCTCGATGCTGCCGAGCAATTGTTCGCGGAAAAAGGTTTCGCCGAAACCTCGTTGCGTCTGATCACCAGTAAGGCCGGGGTCAACCTGGCGGCGGTGAATTACCACTTCGGTTCGAAAAAAGCCCTGATCCAGGCGGTTTTCTCGCGCTTCCTCGGGCCATTCTGCCTCAGCCTCGATCGCGAGCTGGAGCGTCGCCAGGCCAAGCCTGACGTCAAACCCACCCTGGAAGAATTGCTGGAAATGCTGGTGGAGCAAGCGCTTGCCGTGCAGCCACGCAGTGGTAACGACCTTTCCATTTTCATGCGCCTGCTGGGCTTGGCATTCAGCCAGAGCCAGGGTCACTTGCGACGTTATCTGGAAGACATGTACGGCAAGGTGTTCCGCCGCTACATGCTGCTGGTCAATGAGGCTGCGCCGCGCATTCCACCGATCGAGCTGTTCTGGCGCGTGCACTTCATGCTCGGCGCCGCTGCGTTCAGCATGTCCGGTATCAAGGCGCTGCGGGCCATCGCAGAAACCGATTTCGGTGTGAACACTTCGATTGAGCAGGTGATGCGCCTGATGGTGCCGTTCCTGGCGGCCGGCATGCGTGCCGAAAGCGGTGTCACTGATGAGGCCATGGCCGCCGCGCAGTTGCGTCCGCGCAGCAAATCAGCCCCGGCGCTCGCCAAGGCTTGAGTACACGGGTGGGCGCGGTTGCCCACATCCGCTAAGCTAGCCGCCCATGCCGACTCTCGTTTCGAACCCGCTTTATATTTCATTGCATAACCGCGGCCTGCCGGGCCTGGAGCCCGGCGGCGCGGTTGTGCATGTGGGGTTCATCGTTATTAAGGAAATGCTATGACTGCTGGCCTGCAAGGCTCGTTGATGGTGGACGTCGCCGGTACCTGGCTGACGGCCGAAGATCGCCACCTGTTGCGCCAACCCGAAGTGGGCGGCCTGATTATATTTGCGCGCAACATTGAGCATCCACGGCAGGTGCGCGAGCTGAGTGCCTCGATCCGTGCCATCCGTCCCGACCTTTTGCTGGCGGTCGATCAGGAAGGGGGGCGGGTGCAGCGCTTGCGCCAGGGGTTTGTGCGTTTGCCGGCGATGCGGGCAATTGCCGACAATCCGAATGCAGAATACCTGGCCGAACAGTGCGGCTGGATCATGGCCACGGAAGTGCTGGCGGTCGGCCTCGACTTGAGCTTTGCCCCGGTGCTGGACCTCGATTACCAGCGCAGCGCGGTGGTTGGCAGCCGTGCCTTCGAGGGTGACCCCGAGCGTGCGGCAGTGTTGGCCGGTGCATTTATTCGTGGCATGAACGCCGCCGGAATGGCCGCAACCGGCAAGCATTTTCCTGGGCATGGCTGGGCTGAGGCTGATTCCCACGTGGCCATTCCCAACGATGAGCGCAGTCTCGAGCAGATCCGCGCCAACGACCTGGTACCGTTTGCCAAGCTGAGCAAGCAACTGGCGGCGGTCATGCCCGCCCATGTTATTTATCCGCAGGTTGATGCCAATCCGGCGGGTTTTTCCCGGCGCTGGCTGCAGGAGATCCTGCGAGGCGAGCTGCAATTCGATGGCGTGATTTTCAGCGACGATTTGTCGATGGCCGGCGCCCACGTGGTCGGTGATGCGGCCAGTCGGATTGAGGCTGCCTTGTCGGCCGGTTGCGACATGGGCCTGGTGTGCAACGACCGCGCTGCCGCTGAACTGGCCCTGGGCGCCGCCCAGCGCCTGAAGGTCAAGCCATCGGCGCGGATTGCCCGCATGCGCGGCCAGGCGTTCGCCTCCACTGAATACCGTCAGGATCCCCGTTGGCTGACGGCGATCGGCGCGCTGAAAGCCGCCCAACTGATCGATTAAGGACCCCTTTTATGACCGTTTACGCAATTATCGGCGGCACCGGCCTGACCCAGCTCGAAGGCCTGACGATTCGTCAGTCTCTGGCGGTGGATACACCCTATGGCGCGCCATCGGCCGAGGTGCAGATCGGCGACTACGCCGGGCGCGAAGTGCTGTTTTTGGCTCGTCATGGTCATCCCCATCGTTTTCCGCCCCATCAGGTGAACTATCGCGCCAATCTCTGGGCCCTCAAGCAGGCCGGCGCTGAGGCGATCCTGGCGGTCAACGCCGTGGGCGGGATTCATGCCGGGATGGGGACCGGGCATTTCTGCGTGCCCCATCAGTTGATCGATTACACCAGCGGCCGTCAGCACACCTATTTTGCCGATGACCTGGAAGCGGTTACCCACATCGATTTCAGCTACCCCTACAGTGAGTCGCTGCGCCAGCAGTTGATCGCGGCCCTGGCCGCCGAAGGGTGTGGCTACAGCAGTCACGGCGTGTATGCCTGCACCCAGGGACCACGCCTGGAAACGGTGGCCGAAATCGCCCGCCTGGAGCGCGACGGTTGCGACATCGTCGGCATGACCGGCATGCCGGAAGCGGCGCTGGCCCGTGAATTGGAGCTGGATTACGCCTGCCTGGCCCTGGTGGTGAATCCCGCGGCGGGCAAGTCCACGGCCGTGATCACCATGGCCGAGATCGAGCAGGCGCTGCATGATGGGATGGGGAAGGTGAAGTCGACGCTGGCGCGGGTGTTGATGGCGGGTCAGTAAGGTTTCTTACCCGGTTTGTTGAGGCGCGCAGTCATCCTGTGGCGAGGGAGCTTGCTCCCGCTGGGCAGCGTAGCGGCCCCAACCCATTAGCGGTCGCTGCGCAACCGAGCGGGAGCAAGCTCCCTCGCCACATGGCCCGGTGCCAATCTCCGGCATCGCTAAGCCTCAGCGCTTCTCCAGCTTGTCCGGCAGCGGCGCAAACAGAGCCTCGATATCGTCGCTCTGCAGTTTCCAGTCTCCGGCCACGCGCCCATCCAGCACGCCGGCCGCCAGATCGGATTTTTCCTTCTGCAGCAGCTGAATTTTCTCTTCCACCGTGCCCCGGGCAATCAGTTTGTAGACGAACACCGGCTTTTCCTGGCCGATGCGGTAGGCACGGTCGGTAGCCTGGTTTTCGGTGGCCGGGTTCCACCACGGGTCGTAGTGAATCACGGTGTCGGCCTCGGTCAGGTTCAGGCCTACACCGCCAGCCTTCAAGCTGATCAGAAAGATCTGACGCTTGCCGCTCTGGAACTCCTTGACGGGTGTGCGTCGGTCCCGGGTTTGGCCGGTCAGGATCGCATACTCGACGCCGCGCTTTTTCAGCTCATCTTCAATCAGCGCCAACATGGACGTGAACTGAGAAAACAGCAGCACCCGACGGTCTTCTTCAAACAGCTCTTCGAGCATTTCCATCAGGCTGTCGAGCTTGCCTGAGGTACTGCCGCGGGTGGGGAGGGTGGCGTCGTTGATCAGGCGCAAGTCGCAACACACCTGGCGGAGCTTGAGCAGTGCCTCGAGAATAATGATCTGGCTGCGGGCCACGCCTTTGCGGGTGATCTCATCGCGGACTTTTTTGTCCATGGCCAGGCGCATGGTTTCGTAAACGTCGCGCTGGGCGTCGCTGAGTTCGACCCAATGGATGATCTCGGTCTTGGGTGGCAGCTCCGTCGCCACTTGTTCTTTAGTCCTGCGCAGCAGGAAGGGTTTAATCCGACCGTTGAGGTGTTGCAGTCGTACGTCGCTGCCGCGCTTTTCAATCGGTACACGGTAATCGCGGTTGAAACTCTTGACGTCCCCAAGCCACCCCGGCAGCAGGAAATGGAACAGCGACCACAGTTCCCCCAGGTGGTTTTCCAGCGGCGTACCGGACAGGCACAGTCGCTGCCGGGCGTTGAGTTCGCGGGCGGCCTGGGCGGCTTTGCTGGTGGGGTTCTTGATGTACTGGGCTTCGTCGAGGATCAGCACGTGCAACGGCTGCACCGCCAAGCGCTCGACATCCTTGGGCAGCAGTGCATAGGTAGTGAGGACCAGGTCGTATTCGGCCAGTCGTTCGAAATGTTTCTTGCGCCCGGCGCCATACAGGGCCAGTACCTTGAGCTGCGGTGTGAAGTGAGCCGCTTCGTCGAGCCAGTTGGGGATCAGGCTGGTGGGCATCACCACCATGCACGGCCGATCGAGACGCCCGGCGTTTTTTTCGCTGAGAATGTGCGCCAGGGTCTGTAGGGTTTTGCCCAGGCCCATGTCGTCCGCGAGGATGCCGCCGACTTCCAGCTGTCGCAGCGATTGCATCCAGCTCAAGCCTTCGAGTTGATAAGGCCGCAGTGTTGCGTTCAGGCCGTCCGGCGCGGTGGCGGTGTAATCCTTGATGTCCCGCAGGCGTTGGGCCAGGCCGCGAAGGTGTTCGCCACCTTCCCAGGTCAGTGGCATGTCTTGCAGCGGGTTCAGGCGCAAGGCGTCCGCGCTGTTGAGGCGCAGTTTGGTGGTGCCCGGCTCTTGCAGGTAAAACTCACCCAGGGTCGCCAGCACCGGTTTCAGGCGGCCATAGGGAAGGGCCACTTGCTGCGGGCCGAATTCAGAGTTCGGGCGGTTGGGCAAGTTGACCAGAATGAGCTCATCGTCGCGACGTCTGGCCAGGCGTTCCGGGTTGAACAATTCGATGTGCGAGCGCATCAGGTTCAGCAGGATCGGCAGCAGGCTCAGACGCTCGCCATTGACGATGATTCCCAGTTCCAGGTCGAACCAGTCCCGTTCCGGCGTTTCCTCGACCGTGGCGTACCACTCGTCCACGGCCGTCAGGTCGAAGCCGAAATCCTCATCGATCTGTAACTCCCAGCCCTGATCACGCAGTTTGGGCA is a window from the Pseudomonas brassicacearum genome containing:
- a CDS encoding DUF6586 family protein, whose product is MAHELYTRTNQKIYFAGLSLEALAKAEDGRAMNSPALIQAGRESALFHLYGALLGLCHEIAGFYRLPQANAPRAELLLTHEVLDTIAIPELAEMVELAHNPETWLAQLLAAHAALFQPPRAPRKPKGDVTQPLIVAVNLDEQDPEQELSQEELESWRQNLKSLAIRFREGLNEC
- the sulA gene encoding SOS-induced cell division inhibitor SulA codes for the protein MQFPHTPQHTQLPLFEAFMAQPLVPVLKEVIESPWGVEPEAFSELSLRGAAGNCLNLLAPILRELSQDQDARWLTLIAPPASVTQAWLRDAGLNRERILLLQPRGTQSAQQLTCEALRLGRSHTVVSWLNPLTATARQQLISAARTGDAQSLNIRLG
- the nagZ gene encoding beta-N-acetylhexosaminidase, which encodes MQGSLMVDVAGTWLTAEDRHLLRQPEVGGLIIFARNIEHPRQVRELSASIRAIRPDLLLAVDQEGGRVQRLRQGFVRLPAMRAIADNPNAEYLAEQCGWIMATEVLAVGLDLSFAPVLDLDYQRSAVVGSRAFEGDPERAAVLAGAFIRGMNAAGMAATGKHFPGHGWAEADSHVAIPNDERSLEQIRANDLVPFAKLSKQLAAVMPAHVIYPQVDANPAGFSRRWLQEILRGELQFDGVIFSDDLSMAGAHVVGDAASRIEAALSAGCDMGLVCNDRAAAELALGAAQRLKVKPSARIARMRGQAFASTEYRQDPRWLTAIGALKAAQLID
- a CDS encoding TetR/AcrR family transcriptional regulator gives rise to the protein MAQSETVERILDAAEQLFAEKGFAETSLRLITSKAGVNLAAVNYHFGSKKALIQAVFSRFLGPFCLSLDRELERRQAKPDVKPTLEELLEMLVEQALAVQPRSGNDLSIFMRLLGLAFSQSQGHLRRYLEDMYGKVFRRYMLLVNEAAPRIPPIELFWRVHFMLGAAAFSMSGIKALRAIAETDFGVNTSIEQVMRLMVPFLAAGMRAESGVTDEAMAAAQLRPRSKSAPALAKA
- a CDS encoding S-methyl-5'-thioinosine phosphorylase, which encodes MTVYAIIGGTGLTQLEGLTIRQSLAVDTPYGAPSAEVQIGDYAGREVLFLARHGHPHRFPPHQVNYRANLWALKQAGAEAILAVNAVGGIHAGMGTGHFCVPHQLIDYTSGRQHTYFADDLEAVTHIDFSYPYSESLRQQLIAALAAEGCGYSSHGVYACTQGPRLETVAEIARLERDGCDIVGMTGMPEAALARELELDYACLALVVNPAAGKSTAVITMAEIEQALHDGMGKVKSTLARVLMAGQ
- the lexA gene encoding transcriptional repressor LexA encodes the protein MLKLTPRQAEILAFIKRCLEDNGYPPTRAEIAQELGFKSPNAAEEHLKALARKGAIEMTPGASRGIRIPGFEAKADETTLPIIGRVAAGAPILAQQHVEESCNINPSFFHPRADYLLRVHGMSMKDIGIFDGDLLAVHTTREARNGQIVVARIGDEVTVKRFKRDGSKVWLIAENPEFAPIEVNLKDQDLVIEGLSVGVIRR
- a CDS encoding DEAD/DEAH box helicase; the encoded protein is MPSPLSKPLAPSWVNRFKEQSLERGRRYALENRVRIVEAGDSTITASCEGSGGNVYRQTIRLKESAKGALILLEAACTCPVRINCKHCAAVLLQVQETLAYPAAEKDAQLLEKLQAVLDNRSPKAPPQVLVENVQPMPRLWLASIEFSAFEPRNGKMQRYIQHRAALSFSYLDEYVSGQRNTDVLIRQETQTLRIKRHTDVEQSYREQLRILGFKIATRQSKALPESAGELYEMVNDSAWLTFTLNDLPKLRDQGWELQIDEDFGFDLTAVDEWYATVEETPERDWFDLELGIIVNGERLSLLPILLNLMRSHIELFNPERLARRRDDELILVNLPNRPNSEFGPQQVALPYGRLKPVLATLGEFYLQEPGTTKLRLNSADALRLNPLQDMPLTWEGGEHLRGLAQRLRDIKDYTATAPDGLNATLRPYQLEGLSWMQSLRQLEVGGILADDMGLGKTLQTLAHILSEKNAGRLDRPCMVVMPTSLIPNWLDEAAHFTPQLKVLALYGAGRKKHFERLAEYDLVLTTYALLPKDVERLAVQPLHVLILDEAQYIKNPTSKAAQAARELNARQRLCLSGTPLENHLGELWSLFHFLLPGWLGDVKSFNRDYRVPIEKRGSDVRLQHLNGRIKPFLLRRTKEQVATELPPKTEIIHWVELSDAQRDVYETMRLAMDKKVRDEITRKGVARSQIIILEALLKLRQVCCDLRLINDATLPTRGSTSGKLDSLMEMLEELFEEDRRVLLFSQFTSMLALIEDELKKRGVEYAILTGQTRDRRTPVKEFQSGKRQIFLISLKAGGVGLNLTEADTVIHYDPWWNPATENQATDRAYRIGQEKPVFVYKLIARGTVEEKIQLLQKEKSDLAAGVLDGRVAGDWKLQSDDIEALFAPLPDKLEKR